One window from the genome of Halostella litorea encodes:
- a CDS encoding metallophosphoesterase family protein, translating to MTTVQFDGETAERHRRIDPDRWDDIYVVGDVHGCLRELEALVDAVDPSDDDLLVFVGDLVRKGPDSAGVLRYVRAAPNAVSVRGNNEDKLLRGDARLPDLTSDDVAYLEGLPVALSWDDALVVHGGVDPRWELADHGIDDLLTRRSVPPGNGYDGPFWFERYAGPPRVFFGHTVLDAPFESDGAVGLDTGCVYGGRLTAYDFYGDEFVSVPARRTYEARCDEKVISPASLEATPR from the coding sequence ATGACGACAGTTCAATTCGACGGCGAGACCGCGGAGCGACACAGGCGCATCGACCCCGACCGGTGGGACGACATCTACGTCGTCGGCGACGTACACGGCTGTCTCCGGGAACTGGAGGCGCTCGTCGACGCGGTCGACCCGAGCGACGACGACCTGCTCGTGTTCGTCGGCGACCTGGTCCGGAAAGGGCCCGACAGCGCGGGCGTCCTGCGGTACGTCCGTGCCGCGCCCAACGCCGTCAGCGTCCGCGGGAACAACGAGGACAAACTGCTGCGCGGCGACGCCCGCCTCCCCGACCTGACGTCCGACGACGTGGCGTATCTGGAGGGGCTCCCGGTCGCGCTGTCCTGGGACGACGCGCTGGTCGTCCACGGCGGCGTCGACCCCCGCTGGGAGCTTGCGGACCACGGGATCGACGACCTGCTGACGCGGCGCTCGGTGCCGCCGGGCAACGGGTACGACGGACCGTTCTGGTTCGAGCGGTACGCCGGCCCGCCGCGGGTGTTTTTCGGCCACACGGTCCTCGACGCCCCGTTCGAGAGCGACGGGGCGGTCGGGCTCGACACCGGCTGCGTCTACGGCGGGCGGCTGACGGCGTACGACTTCTACGGCGACGAGTTCGTCAGCGTGCCCGCCCGGCGGACGTACGAGGCGCGCTGCGACGAGAAGGTGATCTCCCCGGCTTCGCTGGAGGCGACGCCCCGATGA
- a CDS encoding zinc metalloprotease, whose product MSLRSTLGAALYVPLTLVLAPGILTHEYAHVAACRLSGVAVHSTPSLNPFGKDAYVDHAPTDRFAADFAIAVAPFAVNSALAVPAFVVAGAVESALAVPFLWLGGCFAWTAIPSPSDTDGLLETAGGLPWTTRPLGYLLAVPVRAATLLAIEGIGSLVWTVALYVAIVG is encoded by the coding sequence ATGTCGCTCCGGTCGACCCTCGGTGCCGCCCTGTACGTCCCCCTCACGCTCGTCCTCGCGCCGGGCATCCTCACCCACGAGTACGCCCACGTCGCCGCCTGCCGCCTGAGCGGCGTCGCCGTGCACTCGACGCCGTCGCTGAACCCCTTCGGGAAGGACGCGTACGTCGACCACGCGCCGACCGACCGGTTCGCCGCGGACTTCGCCATCGCCGTCGCGCCGTTCGCCGTCAACAGCGCGCTGGCGGTCCCCGCGTTCGTCGTCGCGGGTGCGGTCGAGTCGGCGCTCGCCGTGCCCTTCCTCTGGCTCGGCGGCTGTTTCGCGTGGACCGCGATCCCCAGCCCCTCGGACACCGACGGCCTACTCGAGACGGCCGGCGGCCTCCCGTGGACGACGCGGCCGCTGGGCTACCTGCTCGCTGTGCCGGTTCGGGCCGCGACGCTGCTTGCGATAGAGGGGATCGGGAGCCTCGTCTGGACCGTCGCGCTGTACGTCGCCATCGTCGGGTGA
- the proS gene encoding proline--tRNA ligase: MSDEQDLGITESKEHSPGEWYAEVVQKAGLADYAPMGGFIVTRPRGYALWESIQDHLDGWFKDTGVTNAYFPLFIPESYLEREKDIVEGFDPEVAWVTQGGHDELEERLAVRPTSESIIAPFIAKWTRSYRDLPMRLNQWCSVVRWEATETKPFFRTKEFLWQEGHTAHEDGDEAWEETMTRLDQYERLYEDVLAIPVLRGRKPPHDKFPGADTTTTVEALMPDGKSVQGGTSHYLGQSFAEAFDITFVDEDEEESVAHTTSWGLSWRALGALIMTHSDDQGLVLPPAVAPTQVAIVPIWQEDTKEEVLDYAERIAEELEAAGVSVELDDRDERNPGFKFNEHELNGVPVRFEIGPNEVEDERVTVVHRPDGESVEADRDGIADAVEDHFEDVHDKLYAAAEENLEENVREAHSPEDILGTIGRYGGYVKTPWCGDEACETAIKEEIAAEIVMTPLDDDAEPIGDDCGVCGDEAVETAYFAKSY, encoded by the coding sequence ATGAGCGACGAGCAGGACCTCGGCATCACCGAGAGCAAGGAGCACAGCCCCGGGGAGTGGTACGCGGAGGTCGTCCAGAAGGCCGGCCTCGCGGACTACGCGCCGATGGGCGGGTTCATCGTCACCCGCCCGCGCGGGTACGCCCTCTGGGAGTCGATCCAGGACCACCTCGACGGCTGGTTCAAGGACACCGGCGTCACCAACGCCTACTTCCCGCTTTTCATCCCCGAGAGCTACCTCGAACGCGAGAAGGACATCGTCGAGGGGTTCGACCCCGAGGTCGCGTGGGTCACCCAGGGCGGCCACGACGAACTGGAGGAGCGCCTCGCGGTGCGGCCCACCAGCGAGAGCATCATCGCGCCCTTTATCGCGAAGTGGACCCGGAGCTACCGCGACCTTCCGATGCGCCTGAACCAGTGGTGTAGCGTCGTCCGCTGGGAGGCCACCGAGACGAAGCCGTTCTTCCGCACCAAGGAGTTCCTCTGGCAGGAGGGCCACACCGCCCACGAGGACGGCGACGAGGCCTGGGAGGAGACGATGACCCGCCTCGACCAGTACGAGCGACTGTACGAGGACGTGCTCGCCATCCCGGTACTGCGCGGCCGCAAGCCGCCCCACGACAAGTTCCCCGGCGCGGACACGACGACGACCGTCGAGGCGCTGATGCCCGACGGCAAGTCCGTCCAGGGCGGCACCAGCCACTACCTCGGCCAGTCGTTCGCGGAGGCGTTCGACATCACGTTCGTCGACGAGGACGAGGAGGAGTCCGTCGCCCACACCACCTCGTGGGGGCTCTCCTGGCGCGCGCTCGGCGCGCTGATCATGACCCACAGCGACGACCAGGGCCTCGTGCTCCCGCCGGCCGTCGCGCCCACGCAGGTCGCCATCGTCCCCATCTGGCAGGAGGACACCAAGGAGGAGGTGCTCGACTACGCCGAGAGGATCGCCGAGGAACTGGAGGCCGCCGGCGTCAGCGTCGAACTCGACGACCGCGACGAGCGCAACCCCGGCTTCAAGTTCAACGAGCACGAGCTGAACGGCGTCCCCGTCCGCTTCGAGATCGGCCCGAACGAGGTCGAGGACGAGCGCGTCACCGTCGTCCACCGGCCGGACGGCGAGTCCGTCGAGGCGGACCGCGACGGCATCGCCGACGCCGTCGAGGACCACTTCGAGGACGTCCACGACAAGCTCTACGCCGCCGCCGAGGAGAACCTGGAGGAGAACGTCCGCGAGGCCCACTCGCCCGAGGACATCCTCGGCACCATCGGGCGCTACGGCGGCTACGTCAAGACGCCGTGGTGCGGCGACGAGGCCTGCGAGACGGCGATCAAGGAGGAGATCGCCGCCGAGATCGTGATGACGCCCCTGGACGACGACGCCGAGCCGATCGGCGACGACTGTGGCGTCTGCGGCGACGAGGCCGTCGAGACGGCGTACTTCGCGAAGTCGTACTGA
- a CDS encoding DUF7344 domain-containing protein — protein MTEQDRTDGEAVNDADRAGIDDAFEALADADRRVVLYYLRERGESSLSELADVVAGRRAAAEGTFVRPERRDRIEIDLHHAALPALADSGAVDYDPETGRVALADPPAAVEALIDTAIAAAGDADHASLDGEHAGGQ, from the coding sequence ATGACGGAGCAGGATCGCACCGACGGCGAGGCGGTCAACGACGCCGACCGCGCCGGGATCGACGACGCCTTCGAGGCGCTCGCCGACGCCGACCGCCGTGTCGTCCTGTACTACCTCCGGGAGCGAGGGGAGAGCAGCCTGAGCGAACTCGCCGACGTCGTCGCCGGGCGGCGGGCGGCGGCGGAGGGGACGTTCGTCCGGCCGGAGCGACGCGACCGGATCGAGATCGACCTCCACCACGCCGCGCTCCCCGCCCTCGCGGACAGCGGGGCGGTCGACTACGACCCCGAAACCGGCCGCGTCGCGCTCGCCGACCCGCCGGCGGCGGTCGAGGCGCTGATAGATACCGCGATCGCCGCCGCCGGCGACGCCGACCACGCCAGCCTCGACGGGG